A region of Penaeus chinensis breed Huanghai No. 1 chromosome 38, ASM1920278v2, whole genome shotgun sequence DNA encodes the following proteins:
- the LOC125045903 gene encoding hormone receptor 4-like isoform X4 gives MLTARAREYSPHPARLKSPRPRCRRHPRISMLRDCAPYIHHGIMTVTLLQCDGVKMSLFQDLKLKRRKVDSRSDGESLAETSSCSPDSGSSGAETSSCSPLQPPASYLPSGSPRSSPHPQQRIHERSSPDSAGDEFNEVKSSVECGQEDDTQDAHVFDGGGRQPVSSSGTPHQSGTHMSVEIIHRSEDDLPERMSTTPPPADTSEHIQEVTSVSTPLPPPLVSLGPPLTSLGGMPPTPYTLAATMAGLAPGVSSTPVGLRCGAPVSTGPPYWAGAANRINGVRPELISGGIVQPTPSTQVAAAAPADSSRAGYSPRLRTPTVIMGEAGGVKTMFWTAPNESQTPASQAPREVLGPASNCGYGADTSDAVRASVDGLLSLGQDRRGSPPQLSPSSTLSLSPAARSPLTPSARSPHAPTPVSRSPYTVAPSSPGYQVVRGLGSPQSSPSELQLLHNSPYIHSPSNADTQRHPSTPLNMERLWAGDRSQLPQTQPDSPAAMNLSTVGMWGSRTNGVEGATSAPAQPAPVEEDEEDQPMICMICEDRATGLHYGIITCEGCKGFFKRTVQNKRVYTCVADGDCEITKAQRNRCQYCRFQKCLRQGMVLAAVREDRMPGGRNSGAVYNLYKVKYKKKNKKNGQMKQGSSSPDKKVGLDPIMMAGTTSLATSLPMPISSPLTSPPITSPITSGLNSGHILKAALTNPAEVAHFRHRLDNNVTSTRERVTPYPVAQAMIRMLIECDDFEDIATLKNLDDLLDHKSDLSTKLRHLGDSISIKLVQWTKRLPFYQELPVEVHTRLLTHKWHELLVLTTSAYQAIYGLEKLASRSSDGTEAEFHQEVSNNLCTLQTCLNSMMGRPITMDQLRQEVGVMVEKITHVTLALRKAKIRIEEYVCLKVIAMLNQSRNNHKELEVIQDRYMNCLRSFCETHYPSQPTRYQDLLVRLPDIQAAAAKLLETKMLYVPFLLNSTINR, from the exons GAATTATGACGGTGACGTTGCTCCAGTGTGACGGCGTCAAAATGAGCCTCTTTCAGGACCTCAAGCTTAAGCGCCGCAAAGTAGACTCCCG CAGCGACGGGGAGAGCTTGGCCGAGACCTCGTCCTGCTCGCCGGATTCCGGGTCTTCTGGCGCTGAGACCTCATCATGTAGTCCTCTTCAGCCGCCAGCGTCTTACCTGCCGTCGGGGTCGCCTCGGTCCTCGCCGCACCCACAGCAACGGATCCACGAGCG ATCATCCCCAGACAGTGCAGGAGACGAGTTCAATGAGGTTAAAAGTAGTGTAGAGTGTGGCCAGGAGGATGACACCCAGGACGCCCATGTATTTGACGGTGGTGGCAGACAGCCGGTGTCCTCATCGGGCACACCGCACCAGTCGGGAACTCACATGAGTGTAGAAATAATTCACAGGAGTGAAGATGATTTACCAGAACGAATGTCCACCACACCACCTCCAGCTGATACCAGTGAACACATACAGGAAGTTACATCAGTAtctacacctcttcctccaccactagTATCGTTAGGACCTCCTCTAACCTCTTTAGGGGGAATGCCTCCCACGCCCTATACCCTGGCCGCCACAATGGCCGGACTGGCGCCAGGAGTTTCCAGCACGCCCGTTGGGCTGCGTTGTGGAGCACCAGTGAGCACCGGTCCTCCTTACTGGGCTGGAGCTGCTAACCGCATTAATGGCGTGAGACCTGAGCTCATCAGTGGAGGAATTGTACAACCCACGCCCTCCACTCAAGTAGCTGCTGCCGCTCCTGCTGACTCAAGCAGAGCTGGGTATTCCCCTCGCCTCCGCACCCCGACAGTTATAATGGGAGAAGCAGGTGGGGTCAAAACCATGTTCTGGACTGCACCAAATGAATCACAGACTCCAGCCTCTCAAGCACCCCGTGAGGTGCTTGGTCCTGCCTCTAACTGTGGCTATGGTGCTGATACTAGTGATGCAGTGCGTGCCTCTGTAGATGGTCTCCTGTCATTAGGTCAGGATAGAAGAGGATCTCCACCCCAACTTTCCCCGTCAAGtacgctctcactctcacccgcTGCCCGTTCCCCCTTAACTCCAAGTGCAAGATCTCCTCATGCTCCAACCCCAGTCTCACGCTCTCCTTACACAGTTGCTCCATCCTCCCCTGGTTACCAGGTTGTTAGAGGACTCGGATCTCCACAGAGCTCTCCCAGTGAATTGCAGCTCCTCCACAATTCACCCTACATTCACTCTCCAAGTAATGCTGATACCCAGCGACACCCATCCACTCCTCTCAACATGGAGCGGTTATGGGCAGGAGACAGAAGTCAATTGCCTCAGACGCAGCCAGACTCCCCAGCAGCTATGAACCTCTCAACAGTTGGGATGTGGGGCTCCCGTACCAATGGGGTGGAAGGTGCCACCAGTGCGCCTGCTCAGCCTGCTCCAgttgaagaggacgaagaagaccaGCCGATGATTTGCATGATCTGTGAGGATCGTGCGACTGGCCTCCATTATGGCATCATCACTTGTGAAGG atGTAAAGGCTTCTTCAAGCGGACAGTGCAGAACAAGAGGGTGTATACTTGTGTTGCGGATGGAGACTGTGAAATTACAAAGGCACAGCGCAACCGCTGTCAGTATTGTCGCTTCCAGAAGTGCCTACGTCAAGGCATGGTCCTTGCTG CTGTAAGAGAGGACAGGATGCCAGGTGGTCGTAATTCAGGAGCAGTTTATAACTTATACAAG GTAAAgtacaaaaagaagaataaaaagaacggACAAATGAAGCAAGGGAGCAGCTCTCCCGACAAGAAGGTAGGACTCGACCCGATCATGATGGCCGGGACGACGTCGCTAGCCACCTCCCTGCCCATGCCCATCTCCAGCCCTCTCACGTCGCCCCCGATTACATCTCCCATAACAAGCGGCCTCAACAGCGGACACATACTGAAAGCAGCCCTTACCAATCCCGCCGAG gtTGCACATTTCCGTCATAGACTAGATAATAATGTGACATCAACTAGAGAGCGCGTAACACCCTACCCTGTGGCTCAGGCTATGATCCGGATGCTTATAGAGTGTGATGACTTTGAAGATATTGCCACGTTAAAA AATCTAGATGATTTACTGGACCACAAGAGTGACCTGTCCACCAAACTCCGACATCTGGGTGACTCAATTTCTATAAAGTTGGTGCAATGGACCAAACGCCTTCCCTTCTACCAGGAACTTCCTGTAGAGGTTCATACAAGACTATTAACACACAAGTGGCATGAACTTCTGGTGCTGACCACCTCTGCTTATCAGGCTATTTATGGGCTTGAGAAATTAGCATCAAGATCCTCAGATGGAACTGAAGCAGAATTCCACCAAGAG GTATCCAACAACCTTTGTACTTTACAAACTTGCTTGAATTCCATGATGGGAAGACCCATCACAATGGACCAGCTACGCCAGGAAGTTGGTGTTATGGTTGAGAAAATTACTCATGTGACGCTAGCACTCCGCAAAGCAAAGATCAGAATTGAGGAATATGTGTGCCTCAAAGTCATCGCTATGCTTAACCAGT CACGAAATAACCACAAGGAACTAGAAGTGATCCAGGACCGGTACATGAACTGCCTTCGCTCCTTCTGTGAAACTCACTATCCCTCCCAACCCACCAGGTACCAGGACCTGCTAGTCAGACTTCCGGAT ATCCAAGCCGCTGCAGCTAAGCTGTTAGAAACAAAAATGTTATACGTCCCCTTCCTCTTGAACTCTACAATCAACAGATAG
- the LOC125045903 gene encoding hormone receptor 4-like isoform X2: MLTARAREYSPHPARLKSPRPRCRRHPRISMLRDCAPYIHHGIMTVTLLQCDGVKMSLFQDLKLKRRKVDSRCSSDGESLAETSSCSPDSGSSGAETSSCSPLQPPASYLPSGSPRSSPHPQQRIHERSSPDSAGDEFNEVKSSVECGQEDDTQDAHVFDGGGRQPVSSSGTPHQSGTHMSVEIIHRSEDDLPERMSTTPPPADTSEHIQEVTSVSTPLPPPLVSLGPPLTSLGGMPPTPYTLAATMAGLAPGVSSTPVGLRCGAPVSTGPPYWAGAANRINGVRPELISGGIVQPTPSTQVAAAAPADSSRAGYSPRLRTPTVIMGEAGGVKTMFWTAPNESQTPASQAPREVLGPASNCGYGADTSDAVRASVDGLLSLGQDRRGSPPQLSPSSTLSLSPAARSPLTPSARSPHAPTPVSRSPYTVAPSSPGYQVVRGLGSPQSSPSELQLLHNSPYIHSPSNADTQRHPSTPLNMERLWAGDRSQLPQTQPDSPAAMNLSTVGMWGSRTNGVEGATSAPAQPAPVEEDEEDQPMICMICEDRATGLHYGIITCEGCKGFFKRTVQNKRVYTCVADGDCEITKAQRNRCQYCRFQKCLRQGMVLAAVREDRMPGGRNSGAVYNLYKVKYKKKNKKNGQMKQGSSSPDKKVGLDPIMMAGTTSLATSLPMPISSPLTSPPITSPITSGLNSGHILKAALTNPAEVAHFRHRLDNNVTSTRERVTPYPVAQAMIRMLIECDDFEDIATLKNLDDLLDHKSDLSTKLRHLGDSISIKLVQWTKRLPFYQELPVEVHTRLLTHKWHELLVLTTSAYQAIYGLEKLASRSSDGTEAEFHQEVSNNLCTLQTCLNSMMGRPITMDQLRQEVGVMVEKITHVTLALRKAKIRIEEYVCLKVIAMLNQSRNNHKELEVIQDRYMNCLRSFCETHYPSQPTRYQDLLVRLPDIQAAAAKLLETKMLYVPFLLNSTINR; the protein is encoded by the exons GAATTATGACGGTGACGTTGCTCCAGTGTGACGGCGTCAAAATGAGCCTCTTTCAGGACCTCAAGCTTAAGCGCCGCAAAGTAGACTCCCG GTGCAGCAGCGACGGGGAGAGCTTGGCCGAGACCTCGTCCTGCTCGCCGGATTCCGGGTCTTCTGGCGCTGAGACCTCATCATGTAGTCCTCTTCAGCCGCCAGCGTCTTACCTGCCGTCGGGGTCGCCTCGGTCCTCGCCGCACCCACAGCAACGGATCCACGAGCG ATCATCCCCAGACAGTGCAGGAGACGAGTTCAATGAGGTTAAAAGTAGTGTAGAGTGTGGCCAGGAGGATGACACCCAGGACGCCCATGTATTTGACGGTGGTGGCAGACAGCCGGTGTCCTCATCGGGCACACCGCACCAGTCGGGAACTCACATGAGTGTAGAAATAATTCACAGGAGTGAAGATGATTTACCAGAACGAATGTCCACCACACCACCTCCAGCTGATACCAGTGAACACATACAGGAAGTTACATCAGTAtctacacctcttcctccaccactagTATCGTTAGGACCTCCTCTAACCTCTTTAGGGGGAATGCCTCCCACGCCCTATACCCTGGCCGCCACAATGGCCGGACTGGCGCCAGGAGTTTCCAGCACGCCCGTTGGGCTGCGTTGTGGAGCACCAGTGAGCACCGGTCCTCCTTACTGGGCTGGAGCTGCTAACCGCATTAATGGCGTGAGACCTGAGCTCATCAGTGGAGGAATTGTACAACCCACGCCCTCCACTCAAGTAGCTGCTGCCGCTCCTGCTGACTCAAGCAGAGCTGGGTATTCCCCTCGCCTCCGCACCCCGACAGTTATAATGGGAGAAGCAGGTGGGGTCAAAACCATGTTCTGGACTGCACCAAATGAATCACAGACTCCAGCCTCTCAAGCACCCCGTGAGGTGCTTGGTCCTGCCTCTAACTGTGGCTATGGTGCTGATACTAGTGATGCAGTGCGTGCCTCTGTAGATGGTCTCCTGTCATTAGGTCAGGATAGAAGAGGATCTCCACCCCAACTTTCCCCGTCAAGtacgctctcactctcacccgcTGCCCGTTCCCCCTTAACTCCAAGTGCAAGATCTCCTCATGCTCCAACCCCAGTCTCACGCTCTCCTTACACAGTTGCTCCATCCTCCCCTGGTTACCAGGTTGTTAGAGGACTCGGATCTCCACAGAGCTCTCCCAGTGAATTGCAGCTCCTCCACAATTCACCCTACATTCACTCTCCAAGTAATGCTGATACCCAGCGACACCCATCCACTCCTCTCAACATGGAGCGGTTATGGGCAGGAGACAGAAGTCAATTGCCTCAGACGCAGCCAGACTCCCCAGCAGCTATGAACCTCTCAACAGTTGGGATGTGGGGCTCCCGTACCAATGGGGTGGAAGGTGCCACCAGTGCGCCTGCTCAGCCTGCTCCAgttgaagaggacgaagaagaccaGCCGATGATTTGCATGATCTGTGAGGATCGTGCGACTGGCCTCCATTATGGCATCATCACTTGTGAAGG atGTAAAGGCTTCTTCAAGCGGACAGTGCAGAACAAGAGGGTGTATACTTGTGTTGCGGATGGAGACTGTGAAATTACAAAGGCACAGCGCAACCGCTGTCAGTATTGTCGCTTCCAGAAGTGCCTACGTCAAGGCATGGTCCTTGCTG CTGTAAGAGAGGACAGGATGCCAGGTGGTCGTAATTCAGGAGCAGTTTATAACTTATACAAG GTAAAgtacaaaaagaagaataaaaagaacggACAAATGAAGCAAGGGAGCAGCTCTCCCGACAAGAAGGTAGGACTCGACCCGATCATGATGGCCGGGACGACGTCGCTAGCCACCTCCCTGCCCATGCCCATCTCCAGCCCTCTCACGTCGCCCCCGATTACATCTCCCATAACAAGCGGCCTCAACAGCGGACACATACTGAAAGCAGCCCTTACCAATCCCGCCGAG gtTGCACATTTCCGTCATAGACTAGATAATAATGTGACATCAACTAGAGAGCGCGTAACACCCTACCCTGTGGCTCAGGCTATGATCCGGATGCTTATAGAGTGTGATGACTTTGAAGATATTGCCACGTTAAAA AATCTAGATGATTTACTGGACCACAAGAGTGACCTGTCCACCAAACTCCGACATCTGGGTGACTCAATTTCTATAAAGTTGGTGCAATGGACCAAACGCCTTCCCTTCTACCAGGAACTTCCTGTAGAGGTTCATACAAGACTATTAACACACAAGTGGCATGAACTTCTGGTGCTGACCACCTCTGCTTATCAGGCTATTTATGGGCTTGAGAAATTAGCATCAAGATCCTCAGATGGAACTGAAGCAGAATTCCACCAAGAG GTATCCAACAACCTTTGTACTTTACAAACTTGCTTGAATTCCATGATGGGAAGACCCATCACAATGGACCAGCTACGCCAGGAAGTTGGTGTTATGGTTGAGAAAATTACTCATGTGACGCTAGCACTCCGCAAAGCAAAGATCAGAATTGAGGAATATGTGTGCCTCAAAGTCATCGCTATGCTTAACCAGT CACGAAATAACCACAAGGAACTAGAAGTGATCCAGGACCGGTACATGAACTGCCTTCGCTCCTTCTGTGAAACTCACTATCCCTCCCAACCCACCAGGTACCAGGACCTGCTAGTCAGACTTCCGGAT ATCCAAGCCGCTGCAGCTAAGCTGTTAGAAACAAAAATGTTATACGTCCCCTTCCTCTTGAACTCTACAATCAACAGATAG
- the LOC125045903 gene encoding hormone receptor 4-like isoform X3 — protein MRHSYYKRPRKSAELGGRMQQQRYDCTVDPRALTYLKRLSTHGIMTVTLLQCDGVKMSLFQDLKLKRRKVDSRSDGESLAETSSCSPDSGSSGAETSSCSPLQPPASYLPSGSPRSSPHPQQRIHERSSPDSAGDEFNEVKSSVECGQEDDTQDAHVFDGGGRQPVSSSGTPHQSGTHMSVEIIHRSEDDLPERMSTTPPPADTSEHIQEVTSVSTPLPPPLVSLGPPLTSLGGMPPTPYTLAATMAGLAPGVSSTPVGLRCGAPVSTGPPYWAGAANRINGVRPELISGGIVQPTPSTQVAAAAPADSSRAGYSPRLRTPTVIMGEAGGVKTMFWTAPNESQTPASQAPREVLGPASNCGYGADTSDAVRASVDGLLSLGQDRRGSPPQLSPSSTLSLSPAARSPLTPSARSPHAPTPVSRSPYTVAPSSPGYQVVRGLGSPQSSPSELQLLHNSPYIHSPSNADTQRHPSTPLNMERLWAGDRSQLPQTQPDSPAAMNLSTVGMWGSRTNGVEGATSAPAQPAPVEEDEEDQPMICMICEDRATGLHYGIITCEGCKGFFKRTVQNKRVYTCVADGDCEITKAQRNRCQYCRFQKCLRQGMVLAAVREDRMPGGRNSGAVYNLYKVKYKKKNKKNGQMKQGSSSPDKKVGLDPIMMAGTTSLATSLPMPISSPLTSPPITSPITSGLNSGHILKAALTNPAEVAHFRHRLDNNVTSTRERVTPYPVAQAMIRMLIECDDFEDIATLKNLDDLLDHKSDLSTKLRHLGDSISIKLVQWTKRLPFYQELPVEVHTRLLTHKWHELLVLTTSAYQAIYGLEKLASRSSDGTEAEFHQEVSNNLCTLQTCLNSMMGRPITMDQLRQEVGVMVEKITHVTLALRKAKIRIEEYVCLKVIAMLNQSRNNHKELEVIQDRYMNCLRSFCETHYPSQPTRYQDLLVRLPDIQAAAAKLLETKMLYVPFLLNSTINR, from the exons GAATTATGACGGTGACGTTGCTCCAGTGTGACGGCGTCAAAATGAGCCTCTTTCAGGACCTCAAGCTTAAGCGCCGCAAAGTAGACTCCCG CAGCGACGGGGAGAGCTTGGCCGAGACCTCGTCCTGCTCGCCGGATTCCGGGTCTTCTGGCGCTGAGACCTCATCATGTAGTCCTCTTCAGCCGCCAGCGTCTTACCTGCCGTCGGGGTCGCCTCGGTCCTCGCCGCACCCACAGCAACGGATCCACGAGCG ATCATCCCCAGACAGTGCAGGAGACGAGTTCAATGAGGTTAAAAGTAGTGTAGAGTGTGGCCAGGAGGATGACACCCAGGACGCCCATGTATTTGACGGTGGTGGCAGACAGCCGGTGTCCTCATCGGGCACACCGCACCAGTCGGGAACTCACATGAGTGTAGAAATAATTCACAGGAGTGAAGATGATTTACCAGAACGAATGTCCACCACACCACCTCCAGCTGATACCAGTGAACACATACAGGAAGTTACATCAGTAtctacacctcttcctccaccactagTATCGTTAGGACCTCCTCTAACCTCTTTAGGGGGAATGCCTCCCACGCCCTATACCCTGGCCGCCACAATGGCCGGACTGGCGCCAGGAGTTTCCAGCACGCCCGTTGGGCTGCGTTGTGGAGCACCAGTGAGCACCGGTCCTCCTTACTGGGCTGGAGCTGCTAACCGCATTAATGGCGTGAGACCTGAGCTCATCAGTGGAGGAATTGTACAACCCACGCCCTCCACTCAAGTAGCTGCTGCCGCTCCTGCTGACTCAAGCAGAGCTGGGTATTCCCCTCGCCTCCGCACCCCGACAGTTATAATGGGAGAAGCAGGTGGGGTCAAAACCATGTTCTGGACTGCACCAAATGAATCACAGACTCCAGCCTCTCAAGCACCCCGTGAGGTGCTTGGTCCTGCCTCTAACTGTGGCTATGGTGCTGATACTAGTGATGCAGTGCGTGCCTCTGTAGATGGTCTCCTGTCATTAGGTCAGGATAGAAGAGGATCTCCACCCCAACTTTCCCCGTCAAGtacgctctcactctcacccgcTGCCCGTTCCCCCTTAACTCCAAGTGCAAGATCTCCTCATGCTCCAACCCCAGTCTCACGCTCTCCTTACACAGTTGCTCCATCCTCCCCTGGTTACCAGGTTGTTAGAGGACTCGGATCTCCACAGAGCTCTCCCAGTGAATTGCAGCTCCTCCACAATTCACCCTACATTCACTCTCCAAGTAATGCTGATACCCAGCGACACCCATCCACTCCTCTCAACATGGAGCGGTTATGGGCAGGAGACAGAAGTCAATTGCCTCAGACGCAGCCAGACTCCCCAGCAGCTATGAACCTCTCAACAGTTGGGATGTGGGGCTCCCGTACCAATGGGGTGGAAGGTGCCACCAGTGCGCCTGCTCAGCCTGCTCCAgttgaagaggacgaagaagaccaGCCGATGATTTGCATGATCTGTGAGGATCGTGCGACTGGCCTCCATTATGGCATCATCACTTGTGAAGG atGTAAAGGCTTCTTCAAGCGGACAGTGCAGAACAAGAGGGTGTATACTTGTGTTGCGGATGGAGACTGTGAAATTACAAAGGCACAGCGCAACCGCTGTCAGTATTGTCGCTTCCAGAAGTGCCTACGTCAAGGCATGGTCCTTGCTG CTGTAAGAGAGGACAGGATGCCAGGTGGTCGTAATTCAGGAGCAGTTTATAACTTATACAAG GTAAAgtacaaaaagaagaataaaaagaacggACAAATGAAGCAAGGGAGCAGCTCTCCCGACAAGAAGGTAGGACTCGACCCGATCATGATGGCCGGGACGACGTCGCTAGCCACCTCCCTGCCCATGCCCATCTCCAGCCCTCTCACGTCGCCCCCGATTACATCTCCCATAACAAGCGGCCTCAACAGCGGACACATACTGAAAGCAGCCCTTACCAATCCCGCCGAG gtTGCACATTTCCGTCATAGACTAGATAATAATGTGACATCAACTAGAGAGCGCGTAACACCCTACCCTGTGGCTCAGGCTATGATCCGGATGCTTATAGAGTGTGATGACTTTGAAGATATTGCCACGTTAAAA AATCTAGATGATTTACTGGACCACAAGAGTGACCTGTCCACCAAACTCCGACATCTGGGTGACTCAATTTCTATAAAGTTGGTGCAATGGACCAAACGCCTTCCCTTCTACCAGGAACTTCCTGTAGAGGTTCATACAAGACTATTAACACACAAGTGGCATGAACTTCTGGTGCTGACCACCTCTGCTTATCAGGCTATTTATGGGCTTGAGAAATTAGCATCAAGATCCTCAGATGGAACTGAAGCAGAATTCCACCAAGAG GTATCCAACAACCTTTGTACTTTACAAACTTGCTTGAATTCCATGATGGGAAGACCCATCACAATGGACCAGCTACGCCAGGAAGTTGGTGTTATGGTTGAGAAAATTACTCATGTGACGCTAGCACTCCGCAAAGCAAAGATCAGAATTGAGGAATATGTGTGCCTCAAAGTCATCGCTATGCTTAACCAGT CACGAAATAACCACAAGGAACTAGAAGTGATCCAGGACCGGTACATGAACTGCCTTCGCTCCTTCTGTGAAACTCACTATCCCTCCCAACCCACCAGGTACCAGGACCTGCTAGTCAGACTTCCGGAT ATCCAAGCCGCTGCAGCTAAGCTGTTAGAAACAAAAATGTTATACGTCCCCTTCCTCTTGAACTCTACAATCAACAGATAG